The bacterium sequence CAGGAAAAACTACATTTTTACGCAGTTTAAATAGATTAAATGACTTAATTCATAATGTAAAAGTAGAGGGCGAGGTTCATCTTGATGGTAAAAATATTTACAAAGAGGATATTTCACTTAGCTGGCTTCGACGAAAGGTAGGAATGGTATTTGCCCTGCCGATTCCACTTCCAGGAAGTATATTTGAAAATATTACCTACGGACCTAAACTGGCTGGTGTTACTTCTAAACAGACACTTGCATATCTGGTCGAGAAGAGTCTAAATGCCGCATTTTTATGGGATGAGGTAAAAGATAGACTGCATACCTCTGCACTTAAACTCTCTGGTGGTCAACAACAGCGATTATGTATTGCCCGCACATTAGCCTTAGAGCCTGAGGTAATTTTATTAGACGAGCCCTGCTCAGGACTTGACCCAATCTCTACCGCTAAAATAGAAGAGGCACTCCATAAATTAAAAAAAGAATATACTATTGTTCTTGTAACAAACAATACAAAACAAGCGGCAAGGGTATCAGATAACACCGCATTCTTTTTAATGGGAAATTTGGTAGAATATGGTTTAACAGACCATATTTTTACTGTCCCTCAGGATAAAAGGACCGAAGATTATATCTCCGGAAGGTTTGGATAAAAATGACAGATAAAATTGAAATCACCAATCTATCATTTTATTATGGTAACTTTTTAGCATTAAAAAATGTCCAGATGAATATTAAAGAAAAGGCAGTTACGGCTTTAATCGGACCATCAGGCTGTGGAAAATCAACATTGCTTCGCACACTTAATCGAACAAATGAATTACTCGAAGGAACGAAGATAGAGGGAAAGGTGCTAATTGACCAGCAGGATATTTATGCCCCTCAAACCGATATAATCCAATTGCGAAAAAAGGTAGGTATGGTTTTTCAACGGCCCAATTGTTTTCCGTTATCTATCTATGATAATGTAGCTTACGGACCAAAGGTTCATGGCATCAAGAAAAAGGTTGAATTAGACAGAATAGTAGAGAAAAGCCTGATTGCCACATTGCTTTTTGATGAATTAAAAGATAAATTAAAACAATCCGCATTAAGTCTATCGTTAGAACATCAACAACGACTGTGTATCGCTCGTGTTCTGGCTTTAGGTTCGGAGATTATTTTACTTGATGAGCCTTGCTCTGCCCTTGACCCAATTACTACCTTACGCATTGAAGAACTCTTAGCAGACCTCAAAAAGGATTACACGATTGTCATTGTTACTCATAACATGCAACAGGCAGCAAGGGTCTCAGATTATTCTGGCTATATGTTATTAGGAGAACTTGTTGAATTTGACCGGACATCTAAAATATTCACCAACCCGCAGGATAGACGAACGGAAGATTATATCACCGGAAGGTTTGGGTAAATAAATGGTAATTGGTAATTGGTAATTGGTAACTGGTGAATGGTAACTGGTGAATGGTGAATGGTGAATGGTAACTGGTGAATGGTGAATGGTGAATGGTAACTGGTGAATGGTAACTGGTGAATGGTAATTAGTTACCAATTCCCAATTACCAGTTACCAATTACCAGTTACTAATTACCAGTTACCATTTACCAATTACCAGTCACCAATTACCATTTACCAAAAAGTGAAGGGAGTAAATGGAATATAAGACATTTGAGGAGTTAGAAATTTATAAGATGGCACGCGATTTCAGGGGGAAAATATATAGACTCTCCAGGCAATTACCAGAAGAAGAAAAGTATAATTTGGCAAATCAGATGCGGAAAGCATCTGTTTCTTTGACTAACTGTATTGCAGAAGGACACGGGCGCTATCACTACCAAGAAAATATTCAGTTTGTAAGACAATCTCGAGGCTCTCTTGAAGAGTTAATTGATGACCTTAATGTATGTATTGATGAGAATTATGCTGACGAAACTTACTTAGATAAGTTAAAAAGGAATGGATATGAATTGCTGAAGAAACTCAATGGTTATATTAAGTATTTAATAAAATGTAAGGGTGGTAATTGATAATTTAATTACCAGTTACCAGTTACCAGAAGAAAGGAGGGCAAAAAATGGAAAGGTTTTTTGATGAAGAATTAGAAGAATTGAAGGCGAAGCTACTTTATATGGCTGAGATAGCAGAAAAGATGATAGAATTGGCTATTCGTGGATTAATAGAACGGAATAAGGATTTAGCCCCGGGGGTGTTTAAGGCTGAGAAGGAAATAAATATGCTTCATATTGAGGTGGATGAATTGTGCCTGCGGCTAATTGCCTTACGACAACCAACGGCTAAAGACTTGAGATTTATTACCGCCGCAATGAAGATAAACAGCGAATTAGAACGAATTGGAGACCAATCTGTCAATATCTCAGAAAATACTGAGGTCTATTTAAATTATCCTGAAGTAAAACCATTAATTGATACCCCACGCATGGCAGAGATTGCCAGACAAATGGTCAAAGATAGTCTATCTTCATTTGTAGATAAGGATGTAGAGTTAGCTCGCTCTGTCCTTCGACGCGATGATGAAGTAGATGGCTTACGAGACCAGATATTTCGCGAGCTTTTAACTTATATGATGTCAGACCTGACGAAGATTCAACCAGCATTAGCCTTGATTCTTATTGCCCGAAATATCGAACGGATAGCCGACCACGCCACAAATATCAGCGAAGATGTAGTATTTATGGTTTTAGGCAAGGATATAAGACATCATATTGAAGAAGTGAGGGAATGATTGCAAGCATTAGAATTGCAGGGCACAAGATTTAATTCTTGAGATTACTTCTTTTAATCTTTGCTCATCAACCGTTAATGCGAATCGTATGTAGCCCTCTCCATAATCTCCAAATCCCACACCCGGCGTAGTCACAATACCTGCTTTTTCAATAAGTTGAGTCGTGAGTTTTGTTGAGGTAAGATGATTTGGGGTGGATAGCCAGATGTAAAAAGTCGCTTTAGATTTTTTTACCTTCAAACCTAAACTATTCAAACCATCGATTAAAACATCTCGTCGAGATTGATACATTGTTCGCATCTGCTCTACACAATCCTGAGAAGATGTAAGTGCTTTAATTGCCGCATATTGCACTGCCTGAAATATCCCGGAATCAATATTAGTTTTGACTTTGAGTAGTCCCGAGAGCACCTTTTCATTTCCCACAGCAAATCCAATTCGCCAGCCCGTCATATTATAGGTTTTAGAAAGGGAATGAAATTCTATCCCAACTTCTTTCGCACCATCTACCTCAAGGAAACTTACTGGCTTTATCCCATCAAAATAAATCTCAGAATATGCCGCATCATGACAGACAATAATGTTATATTTATTGGCAAATTCTACGACTTGCTGGAAAAACTTTAGACTGCAAGTAGCTGAAGTAGGATTATTCGGGTAATTAAGAAAGAGTAACTTTGCTCGAGAAAGAATATTATCTGGTATTTCACTCAAATCAGGTAAAAAATCATTCTGTTCTCTTAATGGAAGTGAGTATGGCGTTGCCCCGGCTAATATCGTTGCAGATTGATACACAGGATAGCCCGGGTCAGGGACTAAAACTATATCATTTGTCTCAACAAAGGCAAAAGGGATATGGGCAATTCCTTCTTTCGAGCCAATCAAAGGTAAAACTTCTTTTTCCGGGTCTAATTCTACGCTAAATCTATTTTTATACCAGTTAGCAATCGCGACTCTAAGTTCTAAAAGTCCATTATAAGAGGGATATTGATGGTTTTTAGGGTCGTATGATGCCTGATTTAATGCCTCAATGAT is a genomic window containing:
- a CDS encoding LL-diaminopimelate aminotransferase, producing MSKIKIEMANRIAALPPYLFAKIDELKQAARKKGIDLIDVSIGDPDMPTPNHIIEALNQASYDPKNHQYPSYNGLLELRVAIANWYKNRFSVELDPEKEVLPLIGSKEGIAHIPFAFVETNDIVLVPDPGYPVYQSATILAGATPYSLPLREQNDFLPDLSEIPDNILSRAKLLFLNYPNNPTSATCSLKFFQQVVEFANKYNIIVCHDAAYSEIYFDGIKPVSFLEVDGAKEVGIEFHSLSKTYNMTGWRIGFAVGNEKVLSGLLKVKTNIDSGIFQAVQYAAIKALTSSQDCVEQMRTMYQSRRDVLIDGLNSLGLKVKKSKATFYIWLSTPNHLTSTKLTTQLIEKAGIVTTPGVGFGDYGEGYIRFALTVDEQRLKEVISRIKSCALQF
- the pstB gene encoding phosphate ABC transporter ATP-binding protein PstB encodes the protein MEDKIIVKDLNLYFGSFCALKSINLKIRANEILAIIGPAKSGKTTFLRSLNRLNDLIHNVKVEGEVHLDGKNIYKEDISLSWLRRKVGMVFALPIPLPGSIFENITYGPKLAGVTSKQTLAYLVEKSLNAAFLWDEVKDRLHTSALKLSGGQQQRLCIARTLALEPEVILLDEPCSGLDPISTAKIEEALHKLKKEYTIVLVTNNTKQAARVSDNTAFFLMGNLVEYGLTDHIFTVPQDKRTEDYISGRFG
- the phoU gene encoding phosphate signaling complex protein PhoU, with the translated sequence MERFFDEELEELKAKLLYMAEIAEKMIELAIRGLIERNKDLAPGVFKAEKEINMLHIEVDELCLRLIALRQPTAKDLRFITAAMKINSELERIGDQSVNISENTEVYLNYPEVKPLIDTPRMAEIARQMVKDSLSSFVDKDVELARSVLRRDDEVDGLRDQIFRELLTYMMSDLTKIQPALALILIARNIERIADHATNISEDVVFMVLGKDIRHHIEEVRE
- a CDS encoding four helix bundle protein, translated to MEYKTFEELEIYKMARDFRGKIYRLSRQLPEEEKYNLANQMRKASVSLTNCIAEGHGRYHYQENIQFVRQSRGSLEELIDDLNVCIDENYADETYLDKLKRNGYELLKKLNGYIKYLIKCKGGN
- the pstB gene encoding phosphate ABC transporter ATP-binding protein PstB, which gives rise to MTDKIEITNLSFYYGNFLALKNVQMNIKEKAVTALIGPSGCGKSTLLRTLNRTNELLEGTKIEGKVLIDQQDIYAPQTDIIQLRKKVGMVFQRPNCFPLSIYDNVAYGPKVHGIKKKVELDRIVEKSLIATLLFDELKDKLKQSALSLSLEHQQRLCIARVLALGSEIILLDEPCSALDPITTLRIEELLADLKKDYTIVIVTHNMQQAARVSDYSGYMLLGELVEFDRTSKIFTNPQDRRTEDYITGRFG